A single region of the Streptomyces vilmorinianum genome encodes:
- a CDS encoding ATP-binding protein gives MNHATDLYPTELQSSYRMGFTVGEHSAGHMRRILRIFLSRWGLDHLSDASALALTELVANVVRHVPGRRCTVLILREPHGLRVEVADGMPGPLYAKAAVPLAESGRGLALVEAVTERWGVESSDGGKTVWFECDDSRDRAAWPFMCDAPPRPPHPY, from the coding sequence ATGAATCACGCAACTGACCTGTATCCGACGGAACTTCAGTCGAGCTACCGCATGGGGTTCACCGTCGGTGAGCACTCCGCCGGCCATATGCGCCGCATCCTGCGCATCTTCCTCAGCCGTTGGGGACTCGACCACCTGTCCGATGCCTCCGCGCTCGCGCTCACCGAGCTCGTCGCCAACGTCGTACGGCACGTGCCCGGGCGCCGCTGCACCGTACTGATCCTGCGCGAGCCGCACGGGCTCCGGGTGGAGGTCGCGGACGGGATGCCGGGGCCCCTGTACGCCAAGGCGGCGGTGCCGCTCGCGGAGAGCGGGCGTGGGCTCGCGCTCGTCGAGGCGGTGACGGAGCGTTGGGGCGTGGAATCGTCCGACGGCGGCAAGACGGTGTGGTTCGAGTGCGACGACTCGCGGGACAGGGCGGCGTGGCCATTTATGTGCGATGCGCCACCGCGTCCACCCCACCCCTACTGA
- a CDS encoding helix-turn-helix domain-containing protein has translation MVNIRSLDPSASPLDYYGSELRRLREEAELNQPQLGKILYCTASLIGQIETAKKVPTRRFSEQLDAALMTGGVFSRLVGLVLKSQLPNWFQPYAEMEAKAAYISTYQAQLVYGLLQTPEYARAVLSVDHPDKLDAMVAARMDRQRILEREHPPVLCVVLDEATLRLEIGGPEIMRTQLRHLLGFLNRPWVQIQVLPFTAGQHAGLMGSFNLLRFEDDPDLFYSPSYGGGHMTANPQVIRERSLGYARLQATALSQEDSAALIARVMEERYGHQPGLEVA, from the coding sequence GTGGTCAACATCCGCAGCCTTGATCCCAGCGCCTCTCCGCTGGACTACTACGGTTCCGAACTCCGCCGTCTGAGAGAGGAGGCGGAGCTCAACCAGCCGCAGCTGGGCAAGATCCTCTACTGCACGGCGTCGCTGATCGGCCAGATCGAGACGGCGAAGAAGGTCCCGACGCGACGGTTCTCGGAACAGCTGGACGCGGCGCTGATGACAGGCGGGGTGTTCTCGCGGCTGGTGGGGCTGGTGCTGAAGAGCCAGCTGCCGAACTGGTTCCAGCCGTACGCGGAGATGGAGGCGAAGGCGGCGTACATCTCGACGTACCAGGCGCAGCTCGTCTATGGCCTGCTCCAGACGCCCGAGTACGCGCGGGCGGTGCTGAGCGTGGACCACCCGGACAAGCTCGACGCGATGGTGGCCGCGCGGATGGATCGCCAGCGCATCCTGGAACGCGAGCACCCGCCGGTGTTGTGCGTCGTACTGGACGAGGCAACGCTGCGTCTGGAGATCGGTGGTCCTGAGATCATGCGAACCCAACTCCGGCACCTGTTGGGTTTCCTGAACCGGCCGTGGGTCCAGATCCAGGTGCTTCCGTTCACGGCCGGCCAGCACGCGGGACTGATGGGTTCGTTCAATCTCCTGCGGTTCGAGGACGATCCGGACCTCTTCTACTCGCCTAGCTATGGCGGGGGTCATATGACGGCCAATCCGCAAGTGATCAGGGAGCGTTCTCTCGGCTACGCTCGCCTGCAGGCCACGGCCCTCTCCCAGGAGGACTCGGCGGCGCTGATCGCACGCGTGATGGAGGAACGGTATGGGCACCAGCCAGGTCTTGAGGTGGCGTAA